Below is a window of Impatiens glandulifera chromosome 2, dImpGla2.1, whole genome shotgun sequence DNA.
TCACTCAATATCAATCATATAATATAGCCGCCATTCCTGATTACCAATTTGGATTATTTGATTTCTCAGATTCATTAAGACATGCTTCTGCAATATCAATTCTACTGGCAGTAGTGTTTGTTGTTATTTGCTCCACGCTGGCGATCTTCTCCATCGTTGATGGGAGAAGCCAAAATGTGAGGCTGCTGCCTGACTTTTCCAGCGGCCTATCTGTTTTCGATCTGTTCACAACCATCCCTGTTTATGCAACCGCGTTTGGATGCCATGTAAGCGGTATGATCtccttcttcttattcttcagTTCATCCTGTTTTGTGATATAACTTGTGCAGGATTTCTTATAAAGATATCTGCGTCTGCTGCAGTTCATCCTGTTCGGGCGGAGCTTAGTAGGGCTTCTGATATGAAACCAGCGGTGAGATTATCATTGTTACTCTGTGTGGCGGTGTATTCCGCGATTGGGTTCTTCGGCTATTTACTATTTGGAGAATCTATCATGACTGATCTACTCGTGAACTTCGACCAGAGCTATAATTCAGCAATGGGTTCAGTCATTAACGACGTGGTTAGGCTGAGTTATGCAGTTCATCTAATGATGGTTTTCCCAGTCATTAACTACACGTTGAGGGCTAATCTAGACGAGCTTCTCTTCCCCAATAAGCATCTGTTGGCGAACGATAGCGTTAGATTCGTGGGAATGACTTGCGTTCTCCTATCGTTAGTTTATTTGGCCGCGATTGCCATTCCGGACATATGGTACTTTTTTCAGTTTATGGGAACCACAACTGTCATGTGTATCATGTTCTTGTTCCCCTGTGCCATCATTTTAAGGTATAAAACCCTAACCCGACttctttttttaagaaaatttaccATTTATTTATGTTCTTGTTGCTGTTGTTGACAGAGATAAACATGGTATTGCTGGAAGAGGAGATAAGGTAATGGCTTCAGTGGTTGTGATTCTGGCAGTTGGGACTAGCCTGATTGCTATTTCTTCTAATGTATATAATTTCATGagcaataataaataattcaacaatATTGAGGGATTTTGTATTATTGCTCACTTATTAATAGTGAGTAAATTGATTCTTAATGTtctaagaaagaaaaaaaatatagtaaacaTAGGTGAACTGTCCCCATGATATTGTAACGATAGCTCTTTTATTGGGAACAATGTTGACTAATgtaccaaatttatttaattaagtttaaaaaatttatagaaatatgacattctttccttcttttattttcccaGTCGACCAAATTGGTTCGGGTTTTGGTCCtgttaaccaaaaaaaatgCGAGTGAGGCTGTTTAATTTCTATACTATATTGCTATTAAATAGTTTTCAAGCTTTTGATTTGTTAAACTTAGACAAAGACCATCTCCAACGATATTAATACCCGATcctaaaactttttttttcctcCAACGGTACTAatactcaaactcaaaatgggttttcttcattttctttctcgtGCAAAGCATATATGCGTTTGCACTGTTCATgaaactcaaaattttatttattttttaaatttaatcccTAGACTTAATCTAggttattttatacattaaatttatttatataatttattattttaatttatctatataatttaatttatttatataatattttttatataacataaatttataataatgttcaaaacttataatataacattttaaaatttatctccTCTTCATTTGTAacaataacttttaatttagtttatgtattgtaatttttaaatttttaatgaatttttataattaaatttaaaataatggggtaatattaaaatattatggtgTAATTTATAATGTTGTAAAAGATATAGGGtgatattataagaatatattttttgagtttAAGAATGAGTTTTTTAATTGGAGTAGAATTAATCTGATATTTAcaccaaaaataaatttgaaaatggatttttTGGTTGGAGATGTTCTTACTATATGGCCCTGTTCGTattggggttatttaaataacctagagagagaaaaaataatgatgattgatgattttgaggaaatgATAATTAGTTTTGGTAAAAAGAGTAAAgggtattaatttatataaataaaataaataataataattttaaatagaaggtattttagtattttgattaataaaatgagtaattTGATTGGtggaagtgattgattggaaaattggttttatatagattatttaaaaaatctaagaaGAACAATGCtatgttttaaatgtttgattcaatgtcattttaagtatttttttattcaacgTTTCATTGGTTTTCAATGCTCCGTTAGTAGTAATTTTGATTTGTTAGACTTAGGCCTAGTTTGATCAATggatttttgggataaaactcagtttttatcccaaaacccaaacatcttatcaaccatcaaatcaaataattttatcatttaaataccaaaactaccctctaattttatcttctatctctaaactatcattctctcacctacaccatatcttctaaagtcaaagggcaaattattctttaaattttaaaaaccaattttttcctactttttattaaataagagtttttttaaataaaacccaGACAAAATCCAAAAAACCACTTTCTTAAACAACGCCTTAGGCTGTTTAGTTTTCATTGACTATTTGGTTTATATAATATCCTATTGGTAAATTAGTGTTCATTGTCTTTtttgactaatttaaatattatagtatTATACCACATTCTATGTACTATAATTGAAGTAACATGATGTTTTGTTATAGGTCAAATTGTCTATAAAAACCAGTTGAATATGTATCTAGATATAGATTGAAATGAGATGTAATATTCTTCGAATATTGCAATAATTTGAATTGATTACTTAAATGTTGAAAtttgattgttgatttttttttcttttactgaAACTTTATAGCTAGAATTtgtgtataaaataaattaattaacaaattatatatctctcatatttaattcttattaataagcttttaaataaatgaagtaCAGgttcaacaaatataaaaaatgaaagaaaaaaaagaagaagatatatATATCTCTCAAACTCATATTCTGACATCTTAAAAAGAATTAACGGTATTATagtaaacaaatttaaattatttcaataggTCAAGTTTGTTGACTCAAAcgtttgtaaaatattattaaaataatgtccTTGATTACTACAAATTTTTAGAAGGCAGAGACACGTTGATAgaagtattattttaatatattttatattgataaaagTCCCAAAAAAATCTCATTAAAAAACCATTGTAGcacaatttaatatattcatatattaactttctaaaatatatatatataaaaatcaattattctaaattaatgaattttctaatgcaaatgaaaaaaaaggttaaaatttagttaattaaaaaagaatttagTTACAGAGAATCCATCCGTGTGTTCAAAACGACATTTTGAATTTACCGACTTAATGAGTAATGATGAGTGTGATTACTTACTTATACATATTCTCTCTCTAACATCAGCAGCATCTCGATCAAATAtctatctttctttctttttacaGAAATCCAAGATCTTCAATCTCACTCACTATTCATACGACTGAAGATTTCTGATGGATTTATCAGTTCAAAGCTTAATCAAGGAGAAAAAATATCCCTTCATATTCTCTATATTCGTACTAATTCTCTTCGTCACCTTCTTCCTTCTCATCGACGATCAGTCTCCTGATTTTTCTGCTTCCGATCTCGTCCAATCCAGGTATGAAACGACATCTCCGTCTTCTTCTCCGACCAAACCTTCCTTGCAGACTTCCGCGCCGACTCTTGATGACGATTTCCTAACCAACGATACAACTTTTGCCGGCGATTTGCAACTCAACTGGAAATTGTGTGATGTACCTGACGCGGTCGATTACATTCCCTGCCTCGACAATAGCAAGGCGATCAAGATGCTCAAATCGAGGAGGCATATGGAGCATAGAGAGCGGCATTGCCCTGAGACGAACCCTAAGTGTTTGTTTCCTCTTCCGAAAGATTACAAGATTCGAGTTGCCTGGCCGCACAGCAGGGATAAGGTGAGATTGTTAGTATTCAACTTATGAGGAGATATTTTATTGCAAAGAGCGTGGAAAGTATGCATGCTCTGTACCTTTTTATGCTAGTAGACGAAATAGGAATATTCCAATTTTATCTTAGTGTACAAACAAAATATGTTCAGGCAGTTAGTTGGTGATGTAGAAATGCTTGAAACCTCAAATTATAAAGCAGATCTTGATCTCTTTTGTGTTGCTTTTGGTATCCCCCAacaatctcatatatatatatatgcttattaTCCCCAGGTCTGGTTTGACAATGTTCCCCATCCAAAACTCGTGGAATACAAGAAGGATCAGAATTGGGTGGAAAAGTCGGGTGATTATCTTGTTTTCCCTGGTGGTGGTACCCAATTTAAGGATGGAGTCACTCACTACATTGAGTTTGTACAAAAGGTAGTAGAGACAGAAAGAAGGGATATTTCAATTGATTTGCCTAATGATCTTACATCATTCATTATCCAGCATCTAACTTTGTTTTACTTATATAGTCATTGTAATTGTAATTGTATCTGTTGTGACAGTTTTGAAGATGTTGGTGATTTTTCTTTTGCCAATAATTTGAAGTTGCTGAAACTCTATATTTTCTTTCTAGGGTTTACTAGTATACTGAGTTTGTTTCTTATTTGTGACCCTAGACTTTACCTGAAGTTGAATGGGGAAAGCATGTAAGGGTAATATTAGATGTTGGCTGTGGGGTTGCTAGTTTTGGTGGCTTCTTACTTGACAAGGATGTCCTCACCATGTCATTTGCACCAAAAGATGAACATGAAGCTCAAATACAGTTTGCTCTTGAGCGGGGCATTCCTGCTACTCTTTCAGTCATTGGAACACAAAGGTTGACATTCCCTGATAATGCATTTGACTTGATCCACTGTGCACGATGCCGAGTTCACTGGGATGCAGATGGTATATTAATGTTCTCACgctctctttttttcttctcgTATCCTCTTTATGTATAGATATGTGAATATCTGCAGGTGGAAAGCCACTAATTGAACTCAACAGAATTCTTAGACCTGGAGGGTTCTTTGTTTGGTCTGCTACACCAGTTTATCGTGACAATGAACGGGATCAGAAAGTGTGGAAAGGTTTGATTTCAATATAACCCCATATTTCCACAATcagggccttgtttgatgaagagTTATAACCTCTTATCTttcctttttataatattttagtaatttagcccaaataatccaattttcttcaaacaagtttttttccttaaaaaaaattgaattattctgaaaaaaaaacttcaaacaAGCTCTAGTTGATATCAATTCATGTTCCTTGTTAGTTGGAGATTCACATTCTTTTGTCTGGCAGCAATGGTGGTTCTAACAGAAGGTATGTGCTGGAAGGTAGTGGCCAAGAATGTTGATTCATCTGGGATTGGCCTTGTCATATATCAGAAGCCAGTTACATCCTCTTGTTATGAGAACCGTAAAGAAGAGGATCCACCGATTTGTGATCCAAATAAAAGGGAGAAGACCTCATGGTATTCTTTTTTTAGTGGTTTGGTTCCACTCTCACCCATCCAATCTTAATATCTAAATTCATCTCTATACAGGTATGCTCCTCTTGACAGTTGTCTGACCCCACTTCCTACAGATGCTGAACCAAGATCAGATTGGCCCAGCCCTTGGCCAGAACGTCTCAACAGTAAACCCCATAGCCTACCAGCTGAATCAAATACATTTGATGATGATAGCAAGCAATGGTCTGGGATAGTTTATGATATTTATCTCGATAACCTTGGTATAAAATGGTCAAGCGTGAGGAATGTGATTGACATGAAGGCTGGTTATGGAGGGTAAGTAGCTAGCTGACTTATTTGGTTACTAATTAACAATTAGACTCGTGATTTCTAACTTTGTT
It encodes the following:
- the LOC124925593 gene encoding amino acid transporter AVT6C-like; amino-acid sequence: MNPGKCETTGALAPLLPRSNPIDKGSEDGGGGGGGASISGAVFNVSTSMIGAGIMSIPATLKVLGILPGFFLILLVALSVDVTVEFLLRYTGSADSSTTTYGGVMAESFGKTGSVALQICVVVTNIGAMIIYMIIIGDVLSGNQSEGTFHLGILQEWFGIQWWNSRVFSLLFITLFVMLPLLLLRNIDSLRHASAISILLAVVFVVICSTLAIFSIVDGRSQNVRLLPDFSSGLSVFDLFTTIPVYATAFGCHVSVHPVRAELSRASDMKPAVRLSLLLCVAVYSAIGFFGYLLFGESIMTDLLVNFDQSYNSAMGSVINDVVRLSYAVHLMMVFPVINYTLRANLDELLFPNKHLLANDSVRFVGMTCVLLSLVYLAAIAIPDIWYFFQFMGTTTVMCIMFLFPCAIILRDKHGIAGRGDKVMASVVVILAVGTSLIAISSNVYNFMSNNK
- the LOC124923639 gene encoding probable methyltransferase PMT23, coding for MDLSVQSLIKEKKYPFIFSIFVLILFVTFFLLIDDQSPDFSASDLVQSRYETTSPSSSPTKPSLQTSAPTLDDDFLTNDTTFAGDLQLNWKLCDVPDAVDYIPCLDNSKAIKMLKSRRHMEHRERHCPETNPKCLFPLPKDYKIRVAWPHSRDKVWFDNVPHPKLVEYKKDQNWVEKSGDYLVFPGGGTQFKDGVTHYIEFVQKTLPEVEWGKHVRVILDVGCGVASFGGFLLDKDVLTMSFAPKDEHEAQIQFALERGIPATLSVIGTQRLTFPDNAFDLIHCARCRVHWDADGGKPLIELNRILRPGGFFVWSATPVYRDNERDQKVWKAMVVLTEGMCWKVVAKNVDSSGIGLVIYQKPVTSSCYENRKEEDPPICDPNKREKTSWYAPLDSCLTPLPTDAEPRSDWPSPWPERLNSKPHSLPAESNTFDDDSKQWSGIVYDIYLDNLGIKWSSVRNVIDMKAGYGGFAAALIKQPLWVMNVVPVDGEDTLSVIFDRGLIGIYHDWCESLSTYPRTYDLLHSSFLFKNLTQRCDVIGVAAEMDRILRPGGIVLIRDEIEIINKLTPIFHSLHWSTKLYHQKFLVCKKGLWRPEGKTE